One segment of Tenrec ecaudatus isolate mTenEca1 chromosome 1, mTenEca1.hap1, whole genome shotgun sequence DNA contains the following:
- the CAMK2N1 gene encoding calcium/calmodulin-dependent protein kinase II inhibitor 1, whose protein sequence is MSEVLPYGDEKLSPYGDGGDVGQIFSCRLQDTNNFFSAGQNKRPPKLGQIGRSKRVVIEDDRIDDVLKNMTDKAPPGV, encoded by the exons ATGTCGGAGGTGCTGCCCTACGGCGACGAGAAGCTGAGCCCCTACGGCGACGGGGGCGACGTGGGCCAGATCTTCTCGTGCCGCCTGCAGgacaccaacaacttcttcagcgCCGGGCAGAACAAGCGGCCGCCCAAGCTGGGCCAGATTGGCCGGAGCAAGCGGG TTGTTATTGAAGATGATAGGATTGATGACGTGCTGAAAAATATGACAGACAAGGCACCTCCGGGTGTCTAA